TGTCCCGGGCTCCGTCGCTACCGTCTCCATTGTCGTTAGCCGTCGACgcgtataaaaaaaaaatcagtcggTCACCGAAAAAAACGCTACTAGTCGTTCGGGCTTCACGGTGGTGTGGCTTTTCCTTCTCTTGTGAATATTATTGTTGATGATGTTTCTGCTTGTGATCTTACGCATGGTGCGTTCTTCAATTCGGTTCAGGGGGATTCAAGAATTTTAATCAAAGACGTGTAAGAACATCCAGTGATCGATCGTCTCTATACCGAAACGGATTGGATCCTACTCCGTGTTGGGATctctccatctccctcccctcgGCGTAAGGTAAGGGTGGGCCGGGCCGGGCTGGCTTCGCCTCCTCCATTGGCGATTTGTCGTGCAGGCTGCGAGCCCGCCTCTAACTACATACACCACGGCACTAATTAGGaaatattatctttttttaaaagaatgtatgacaccgttgatttttctgCAATCTTCGATTATTTGTTTTATTCGAAAATTTactacaaatatataaatatgtaaaagtataagtattttatttgatgataaaataagtcacaacaaaataaataatataataatcttaacttataattttatatatttattttaaactttttaataagacaaattgTCAAACGTTATGCGAAGAGTTAGCGGTGTcgtacattttgaaatggaaggAGTATATTAGTTTGGGCTTGAAAGTTCGATTATTGTGCTGTGCTGCTTATTAACGTTTAACAGAAACATCCTCCAAACCTTACAATTTTCTATATTGTTCAATTGCCTTGTGATTCGTACGCCACcttatcttcttcctctcctctctagcTAAGTCCGACAGCACCGCCCCATGGCCTCGCCGACATCGACAAGGTCAGCTAGACATCCTTCTCCCCGCCCCTCCTACTCCTCAAGCCAACTGTACCAAGGTGCCCCCGTCTCCTAATTAACCACTCACTTAGATTTGCCTCCAGCCTCCAGCTGCCCATGGGCCACTTGTTCAACCTACCATGGTCGTCCCTCGAAAGCCACACTTACCACCTCTCCCCCAAGGCCCCAACTCAACCGCCTCTAAACTCTGGAACACCAATCCGTGCGTAGTTTATCGGAGTTTGGATATCGCCGGTGAGGAGGCTCGCAAAAAGAAGTCATCGTTACTGGTCATGAGTCCGTCACCTCAATTTCTTTCTCGCGTTTCTTCGTGTCTCCCCTAGTCCAAGGTTTAAGAATAATATATCGGACCATTTGATTATAATCGAACAGATAGGTGGTAgaaattttatcaaaaaaaaatgcatgaatTGGGTTCAAATTCTCTTAGGTGCAGTTGTTAGCTGCTTCCGTCACGCCGATGATAGATGCACTATTGCATTCCTTGAAATTTAACGGTTTCTCGTGTGAATTGGAGTCAAATCTTTGACACAAAACGTGTGAGATGGAGCCAAATTTAGCTTGATTAAGTTCCCAACATGACAGGCAACCAGATTTGGTGAATattgctgtgtttagttccacgccaaaattgaaagtttgaagaaattggaatgatgtgacgaagttaaaagtttgtgtgtgtagaaaaattcgatgtgatggaaaagttggaatctaaacagggaaCCTGCTAACACATTACTAATCGAGTATTTTTGAGCCTGACGTGACAAGTAGTGCGAGCTAGCCTGACCTAGCTCCTCGTCGTCAAAGCACGAAGAAATTTGCAGATCACTGCCGTTTCACACTCCGATCATGTGGGCGGCTTACACGCAGGAATTAGACATGCATGCAGCATCAACACCAGATAAGTAATTAGCTGGAAGCATGGTCACTAGTCACACGCTTCACGCGCGCGGCTAGCTTATTAGCAAGTGAAACGTGTCTCCGTGgccaccacacacacacacttgtTCACTTTGACTTCCTAACTGGTTAAGCAGATCTGCCAATACTTCTATCAGCGAAAATTGGTCGGTTTTCCTGAAAAATGAGCTTTCCAGGTCGGTTCAGGAATACAAACCGCTCGATTTTTCAGTCAAGTCTAAATTAAACCATGTTTATTTTGTAAAGAAAGTAGCCAATAGTTCACATGTAAACCGAACAAACCATCtatctgtttttgtttttttagtagtTGGGTTTTGTGAATCCTCTTGCAACTTACAAACCTAATTTCGCCGATATTAAAATTGAACTCCATGTTACAATCATGTTAAAGATTGAAGAAAAATAGTTTTCCTATTTAGAATTTATTAATTTTGGGTGATGCATATTAAAGACCTACAAAGTCGAATGATTCCATGGCTCTCTCTCTTTACCAACCAATCACCATTATATAGTGGTAGAGCTAGAAATATCGTGGAACCCAAATATTTGGGAGATTCTAttggttgtattttttttaagttaagcCTACGGAGCTATCCAAAACCTCACCTCTGGTTGTGGCTTCGCCGCTACCCTCGTCCTGATCCCCATCTCCTTATCCCGTCATGGTCAAGTTCATCTAGTTAGCATCAAACACTTCACCGAGCTAGAGAGATAGATGAGTTGACATCTAAGACTGTCACAAAATTTTCGGTTGCATGTACAAATCACCAAGTTCAAAGTCAAAAAAGCAAAAGGTCAAAAGCCAAGTTCATTTGAATTTCCACCTGGCACGCCGGTTGGGCTAGCTGGCCTTGGTAGCCACCAACCCAAGCATGCACAAACACTCCTTTAATTTGCTTTTTATCTGTCTCAAATCACGAGAATCCTCTCTCACACAATTTCACACGCTATCAATTAATCATACTATCAAGATGaaactagctaattaagctgtTGTGTCAACGTCGCCTCATATACCTAACAAATAAAGCCTTAATTGATTAACCGTGTAACATCTTCCTCACGCACCGATTGTCCTACACCACTCAGCCGTGGTACAGATGGCACTGATTTTTGGATGACATGGTTTTTGCTGCAAATATCATTTGGATTCGTCGAATGATAATCATGGCGATAGATTAAGACGCGATGAACCAACCAAACACAGACACACATACAAACAGCAATAATTTACCATCTCCTTCCTAAAaatgtataacgccgttgatttttcacACAACGTTTAACAATtcgtttttatttaaaatttagtataaaatatgtaaaaatataagttaaattatattttatttgatgataaacgataaaataaacaaaatttatacatattttttttaaaaaatataaatgatcagatattatatgaaaaataaacagagttatatatttcaaaatagagggaatatatataatatagatTGATTTTGATGTAATTGTTTTCTGACTATATAtcgtcacttacatgtgggccctcctCGGAGGCAGAAAGAATCTGTTGACTGGTTACATCATCAGTAAGTGGTAGGAAACTATAGTACGAGTGTCACAAGCGCAAAATAGTCTACAGCTCCACATTAATGACACAATTAACACCCTCACATGTCCGTGCCTAACAGCCATCACACACGTGgcaccctctctcttttttgcccTTCCCATTCTGaggctgccatgtgggccccacctgcgtCGCCACGTCAGCGTGCTCGTGaacccgagggccgaggcggcGACCTATATAATTTCAGGTGGTGGAGAAGGTGTGCGAGAGTGTGGGTCGGTCGCGatgccgtcgtcgtcatcgccggcggcggcggcggcgggggagggatCAGgcaggaagaaggcggcggggcGCCGGCTGGCCGGCGTGATGCTGCTGCTCCGGCTGGCGTCGCTGTGCTTCgcggtggccgcggccgcgTTCGCCGCGACGGACGGCGCTGCGCTCCGGGCCGCGCCGTTCAGGTTCCTGCTCGCTGCGAACGCCATCGTGGCGGTTTACTCGGCGTTCgaggtcgccgcggcggcgtgggaggtggccggcggcgccacGCTCCTTCCCGAGGCCATGCAGCTCTGGTTCGACTTCGGCCACGACCAAGTAGgtgtctcttcttcttcttcttcttcttcttcttcttcttcttcttcttctccggtagctagctagctagctcgcaaTCGCCATGGAATTGATGAACTGGATGTGCGCGCGTGCAGGGGTTCGGGTACATGGCgctggcggctgcggcggcggcggcgcgggaggcggcgacgtgcggatcacacggcggcggcacggcgtgcGTGCAGGGGGACATCGCGGTGGGGCTCGGGTTCGCGGGgttcgcggcggtggcggcggcggcggcggcgtcggggtaCCGCCTCGCCTGCTTCCTCGCCACCGGCTCGCGCTCGCCGGCCTCACCGTCCTCCTCCCCCTACTGACCAATTCAGTGTACTCCGGTCGCCGGAACAAACACCTCTCGGGCATGAAAATCTGCAGTGTCATGCTCGCCTcgagctagctaagctagcttggACCTTGGATAGCTCTagctgcttaattaattagcggCCTAGCCTTAATTAATTACAGTATGTGTTAAGCTGCATGCAAATCGATTAGATATATAGTATCAGAGTGCTATGTGTATTTTGTGTGAGTGCTGCTGTTGCAAGTTGCACGAGAAGAGAACTAGCAAAAGAAATCGAAGAAAATGAGAagcttattaattaattatattatatgCAGCAATCTCAAACAAAACGACCGATATCATCAATTCGATTTATACGTGTGTAACGGTGTGCGCGCATGTGTAATTATAAGAATGAGTAAAGTGTATGAAAGGATATTCAACTTGTTTAATTAGGTGTGTCATATTGGTCACCTACTTTTAAAATACGTATTAATGTGAGTTTGAGTGAGTTCTATTCTTGTCTAAGGCTAAGTACACCTCCCTTGTTTTTCACACATACGCTTTctgatacatttttttaaaaaataatatataaaatttgctttaaaataccatattaatccatttatcagaaaaaaaaataaatatttaattaattatatgctaatgactCGCTCTCTTTTGTATGCGCGAGGAATTAGTTCTCAACTTCACCATTTGAACACAAACTAACCATTCACACGAGTATATCTTACACATGGCATGCTACCTATGATTGCAAGATATACTCATGCACACATTACAAAGTGATTGCAAGATCTAACAATGTAATTGAGTGGAATAAAAACATGGAGGAGATGAAAGCTGCTAGGGTTTGATGGTAAGGGAGAGAGGGTGGATAACTAAAACTCATCAAAACTGACTTGGTTTCACTAATCTTGTGTATTGCTAATTGTTAGTATcatgagaaaaggaaaaatacacAGGGGATTTTCTGTACATTTCTAGctagatgtgatttttttttcaatcctacGTAACTTGTCATGTGTACaaggtactccctccgcttCACAACATaatttattctagcatttcccacattcatattgatgttaatgaatctagatctagattcattaacatcaatatgaatgtgggaaatgctaaaatgaattatatagattcattaacatcaatatgaatgtgggaaatgctagaatgaattacattgtgaaacggagaaagtatgttttctatatatagttagATAGGTAAATGACTAACTTAATTCACATTACTGATCTAAACATGTATCTTTAAAGAAAAATGACCTATGTCACACCTAAATAAGTTGAATGATCTACTCTGTAAAAAtcataaaagagaaaagaaaaggtaaaaatgCTCGTAAAATGGCCGTCGACGACGAACTGGACATACGGACGGGCGGGGCGTGTGCGACTGCAAAGTGCAACAAAAATTGCGGCCCGGCCAGGCATGTGGGGTGGGCTGGGCTTTCGGCCCATGTTAATATGGGCCGAAGTGGGCCAGGTTTGATGGGCTGGAGCGACATAAAGGTTTGATGGCCTAGCTGGAAACGCGGTTTGAGCTGCTGCACTTGTTTCGGGCGATTCTTCCTCgttggaacaaaaaaaaaaaagaaaaaagaaaaaaagagagaagccCGGAAACCGTCCAAGTCCATGCTCCGTCACGCACGGCTGGATCATGGAGCGCGGCTAGAATTATTGGTCATGGGTTCCTcataagttttaaattttgtattaaaGTAGATGGTCGATTTATTCTTTAATTTCTGTCTCTTTTATATTAGTGCCGAGCACGGTATTGCAAGATCAACTATTCACTCAATAATTATAgacattaagattttaaaaatgatGTGAACTAAAAATACGGTGACAATAGCATTTCAAAGTATACAAAATTATGGGGAGGTTAGTCCTTACTTGCCTCCTCTGTCTTGGAAAAATAATCCAATatcatatttttatgtatatttttattatttgagtTATTTTGAAATATAAAGAATATTGTTTTGTCCATTGCGAAGTAGTCTACTAgtcttatttttttacttatccATTAAGATTTCACCTGACATGACATCTCGAGTGGGTAAAACAATTTAAGCACTCAAAATAGACAATTTTGAAAGTTAGAGACTAAATCAATACTTCATTCGTcccatgatattttttttctagcattTAAAAGTTGTCCCAAAATAGTTGTCATTTTAAAGTACTAATTGTCACATCAACCATCTCCAATTTAAATTTCTCCCCATTCTACCTCCAACCAACATCCCACATCGAACCATGCATTATTTATGAAAGGTAATTATAGTCCTTTTCTTATAAcattaatatatgctaaacaatcTAGAATGACAAGTATTCTGGGACAGAGGTAATATTcacccaaaaaataaaaaaataattagacattctccttgattttttttagataatgattcTCCTCGTATTTGAGAAATTTAAacatatgaaaaagaaaatttagacatatcaatGAAATGCTGTTGATCAAGTTTCTAAAAAACAGATAAAAATTTATCAAAAGGCAAAGCAGTAACCGATGGAAACTGCAGTTAAAATCCGACTTGACTGCTATAAACTGATGACTCGTCGAAAAGCAAAAACTCGGTAGCGTCCAATTCCAAACAAACCCAAAAAACCAaacgagaaggaaaaaaaaaccgcCCACCCAATCGAAAACCCTCCTCCCAACCACCCACGCCGTCCGATCCCCATCCGACGGCTCACATCCCCCCAACCCCCGCGCCGTGACGTGGCCCCCACCACACCAAGATGCcacctttttttcccttttctttttccccgcATTATTtgatttcctctctctctctctctctctctcctctctcgcttcctcctcctcctcttcgccgccgccgccgcgcgccgccgatcGGGCCAGCGGCAGGGGGGCCACCCGCGCGCGGAGAAGGAGGCTCCGGCTGTCGACGTCTGCTGCGGCGGGCGCGCGGCTTCACCGCTGCGGTTTCTCTCTCCCCCCGCACACCCCCCCGCGACGTAAGTGAGGTCAAAACCCTagtctcctcctccatctccgtcCCGCGGCTGGATCTGGGGCCCGGTCCCGATCTGATCGGGATCTTCGGCTCCGATCTCCGTCCCGCGGTTTGCCCGCCTCCCGATTCGTCGGTGGATTTGGGTGgggggcgcgcgcgcgctttgCTCGGTTTTTTTGTGTGACTATGCGATCGGTTTCGGGAGCGGGGTTGCTAGATCTGAGCGGAGTACTCGTGTGAGAGCTCGTGTAGTTGGCGATTCCTCCGCGTGGGAAGCTTAGATTCGTTGTGTGGTCTAGTCGCGTCTCGCAGATTCGATCGAACGCTACGATGAATTCGTGTTTCTGGTGTTCCTTTTACGGATGGAATTGGTCGAAGTGTTTCTGGCTATGAACTGCTTCGTGCCAAAATTCCTGCCTCTATTTAGCTGTACTTTGAACTGTGTGTGTAGCTCTAGCAGTCTAGCCCCCTAGAACTCGTTCATTCATTCATGCTGTTACCTTTTCAGTAAGAGCTAAAGCTAATTCCTAAATTTGTCCGGGGACCAAGCTAGTCCTTTTTTATGCTGCAGCTCCTATTTTCATAGCTTCCAGCTGATTCCTGCTAGTATAATActataatttataatatgaatatgCCATGGACTGTTTTATTGTGGCCGGCTGTTTTCGTCTGCACAAGTATTGTGTCTCACTGCTTTCCTGTCTTTCCTCTGTTGATTTTATTGTTCTATGTTATATTGGAATCTAGTAAGCTAACACAGTACACCGACTTTTTTATAATAGAATATTGTATATAGGATGAGGTCATATCGATGAATGATTAACCCCTTAGTGTTTTTATGCTGGTATTTGTGATACATCATACATGGTCTTGTAAAGCTCATTAGCTTTTGTGCCAATCGAATGCTTCGAAGTTGTATCACATCGTCTTATTTCTACAGTATGTTGTTTAGTTATTGgcgtattttttattttctggtCCAGCAATTTATCGGCATATTCTTATCTATTGTACTGTCTATATATACTTCATTTCTTGCATGTTTATTGTTTTATCTTATTAATGAACTAGCATCTTGTGGTTTATTTTCTCATGTTGCCTGCTGTACCAGATGATTTTTTTCTCCTTATGAATTGGCATGCTTAAAGTATATCTACTAAGTGTAATTCTGGATATATGCGTATCTTGTTAACTTTGCATTATAGAGGAACATAGTGCAGCTTGTGTGGCTTTGCAGTTGGTATTCTAGATGATTTTACTATGTGTTGGTCTTGTTTATTTTGCATCTCTGCGAAGCTATACATGTTAGATATGTGTAATACTTTTTTGCCATGAGCCATGATTGTTTATCTAATTCCTTTTTTGGGGTCTCAGAGTCAATATGTCACTGGATATTACTCAAGTTCTCTTGAGTGCACAATCTCCTGATGGCGCGACTAGGAAGCTTGCTGAAGAAAGCCTTAAGCAGTTCCAGGAGCAAAACCTCCCAGGTTTCTTGTTCTCCCTCTCAAATGAGTTGGCCAATGAGGAGAAACCTGAGGAAAGCCGGAGGTTGGCTGGCTTGATTCTCAAGAATGCACTGGATGCCAAGGAGCAGCACAGGAAGAATGAGCTTTTCCAGAGATGGCTGGCACTAGATGTTGGCGTTAAGGCACAGATTAAAGGATTTCTTTTGCAAACTCTCTCATCTCCTGTTGCAAGTGCCAGATCTACCTCTTCTCAAGTTATCGCAAAGGTTGCTGGAATTGAGATTCCACAGAAGCAATGGCCTGAACTTATTGCGTCGTTGCTCTCAAACATACATCAGGTCCAGCCAAATGTCAAGCAAGCGACGCTTGAGACACTTGGCTACTTATGTGAAGAAGTTTCTCCAGAAGCTGTTGACCAAGACCAAGTCAATAAAATTCTTACTGCTGTTGTTCAGGGTATGAATGCTTCTGAAGGGAATTCTGATGTGAGGCTTGCAGCAACACGGGCATTGTATAATGCATTGGGCTTTGCTCAGGTTAACTTCTCCAACGACATGGAACGTGATTATATCATGAGAGTTGTTTGTGAAGCAACTCAGTCCACTGATGTGAAGATAAGGCAGGCTGCCTTcgagtgcttggtggctatctCATCCACTTATTATGACAAGCTGGCTACGTACATGCAGGACATATTTAATATTACTGCTAAGGCTGTTAGGGGAGATGAGGAGTCAGTTGCACTCCAGGCCATTGAATTTTGGAGCTCCATATGTGATGAGGAAATTGACATTTTGGATGAGTACAGTAGTGAGTTTACAGCTGACTCTGATGTTCCTTGCTACTATTTTATCAAGCAAGCACTTCCTGCCTTAGTGCCAATGCTGCTAGAGACCCTCCTCAAGCAGGAGGAAGACCAAGACTTGGATGAAGGTGCTTGGAATCTTGCAATGGCTGGGGGTACTTGTTTGGGCCTTGTGGCGAGAACTGTTGGGGATGATATTGTACCTCTTGTGATGCCTTTTGTTGAGGAGAACATAACAAAGCCTGATTGGAGGCACAGGGAGGCTGCAACATATGCTTTCGGTTCCATTTTGGAGGGCCCATCAGCTGATAAACTTGCTCCTCTTGTTAATGTCGCATTGAATTTTATGTTGTCTGCACTGGTGAATGACCCAAGTAACCATGTGAAGGACACAACTGCTTGGACCCTTGGAAGAATATTTGAGTTTCTTCATGGTTCTGCACTTGAAACTGCTCCTATTATCACATCTGAGAACTGTCAGCAAATACTTACCGTGCTTCTTCAAAGCATGAAGGATGTCCCAAATGTGGCAGAGAAGGCATGCGGAGCACTCTATTTCCTTGCTCAAGGCTATGTGGATGCAGGATCC
This genomic window from Oryza sativa Japonica Group chromosome 12, ASM3414082v1 contains:
- the LOC4352566 gene encoding importin subunit beta-1, with the translated sequence MSLDITQVLLSAQSPDGATRKLAEESLKQFQEQNLPGFLFSLSNELANEEKPEESRRLAGLILKNALDAKEQHRKNELFQRWLALDVGVKAQIKGFLLQTLSSPVASARSTSSQVIAKVAGIEIPQKQWPELIASLLSNIHQVQPNVKQATLETLGYLCEEVSPEAVDQDQVNKILTAVVQGMNASEGNSDVRLAATRALYNALGFAQVNFSNDMERDYIMRVVCEATQSTDVKIRQAAFECLVAISSTYYDKLATYMQDIFNITAKAVRGDEESVALQAIEFWSSICDEEIDILDEYSSEFTADSDVPCYYFIKQALPALVPMLLETLLKQEEDQDLDEGAWNLAMAGGTCLGLVARTVGDDIVPLVMPFVEENITKPDWRHREAATYAFGSILEGPSADKLAPLVNVALNFMLSALVNDPSNHVKDTTAWTLGRIFEFLHGSALETAPIITSENCQQILTVLLQSMKDVPNVAEKACGALYFLAQGYVDAGSASPLTPFFQDIIQSLLFVTHREDAGESRLRTAAYETLNEVVRCSIEETGPIVMQLVPVIMMELHQTLEAGKLSTDEREKRSELQGLLCGCLQVIIQKLGAMESTKYSFLQYADQMMELFLRVFACRNATVHEEAMLAIGALAYAAGPNFSKYMPQFYQYLEMGLQNFEEYQVCAITVGVVGDLCRALEDKILPYCDGIMTQLLKDLSSNQLHRSVKPPIFSCFGDIALAIGENFEKYLIYAMPMLQSAADLSAHAAAADDEMLDYTNQLRNGILEAYSGILQGFKSSPKTQLLMQYAPNILNFLDALYNGKDMDDTVMKTAIGVLGDLADTLGVHAGPLINQSISSKKFLEECLASDDPLVKESADWARVAISRAVSG
- the LOC4352565 gene encoding CASP-like protein 4C1; the protein is MPSSSSPAAAAAGEGSGRKKAAGRRLAGVMLLLRLASLCFAVAAAAFAATDGAALRAAPFRFLLAANAIVAVYSAFEVAAAAWEVAGGATLLPEAMQLWFDFGHDQGFGYMALAAAAAAAREAATCGSHGGGTACVQGDIAVGLGFAGFAAVAAAAAASGYRLACFLATGSRSPASPSSSPY